In Suttonella indologenes, one genomic interval encodes:
- the parE gene encoding DNA topoisomerase IV subunit B, with protein sequence MAYHAADLELLKGLDPVKVRPGMYTDTTRPNHLAQEVIDNSVDEALAGYAKSIRVVLHRDGSLSVSDDGRGMPVDEHPEEKVSGVELILTRLHAGGKFSRKNYAFSGGLHGVGVSVVNALSSRLEVSIEREGFRYQLACEHGEVVEPLQAVEAIGKRRRGTTVRFWPEARYFDSVNFSLPRLLHTLKAKAVLCRGLQVSFFNEYDGSEQQWHYEDGLFAYLSEALQGQECLPAEPYTLSYQDEEQGEIDVALCWVPGMGAEGIYESYANLIPTTGGGTHVNGLRTGLVEALREFCEFRQLLPRGVKLSPEDVWDGCQFVLSVKISEPQFSSQTKERLSSRQCAAWLAAVITDQFGLYLNQHSEFGEALAQLAISHAQQRMREGKKVVRKKITQGPALPGKLADCVSQDLNMTELFLVEGDSAGGSAKQARDRHTQAILPLRGKILNTWEVDSDEVMASQSVHDIAVAIGLDPASEDLSGLRYGKICILADADSDGLHIATLICALMVKHFPALVAAGHLYVAMPPLYRLDAGKRVEYALDDSEKEALIRQIQRDGFQGKINVTRFKGLGEMNPPQLRETTMNPDTRRLVQLQYDSAENVELLDMLLSKKRSGDRRDWLESNGDIADNLDTL encoded by the coding sequence ATGGCATATCACGCAGCGGATCTGGAGCTGCTCAAAGGGCTGGATCCTGTTAAAGTGCGGCCGGGCATGTACACCGATACAACCCGGCCGAATCATTTGGCGCAGGAAGTCATTGACAATAGTGTTGACGAGGCATTGGCAGGCTATGCCAAAAGCATACGCGTCGTTTTGCATCGCGACGGCTCTTTGTCGGTCAGTGATGACGGACGCGGTATGCCGGTTGACGAGCATCCTGAAGAAAAAGTCTCGGGCGTGGAGCTGATTTTGACGCGTCTGCATGCCGGCGGTAAATTTTCGCGCAAAAATTATGCCTTTTCAGGCGGTTTGCATGGCGTCGGTGTTTCTGTTGTTAATGCCTTGTCTTCGCGTTTGGAAGTCAGCATTGAGCGTGAGGGTTTTCGCTATCAATTGGCTTGTGAGCACGGCGAAGTGGTCGAGCCTTTGCAGGCAGTGGAAGCGATTGGCAAACGCCGCCGCGGTACGACGGTGCGTTTCTGGCCGGAAGCGCGCTATTTTGACAGCGTGAATTTCTCTCTGCCGCGCCTCTTGCATACCCTCAAAGCCAAAGCCGTGTTATGCCGCGGTTTGCAAGTGAGTTTCTTTAATGAATATGACGGTAGCGAGCAGCAATGGCATTATGAAGATGGTTTATTTGCTTATTTGAGCGAAGCCCTGCAAGGGCAAGAATGCCTGCCTGCCGAGCCCTATACCCTGAGCTATCAAGACGAAGAGCAGGGCGAAATCGATGTGGCGCTCTGCTGGGTGCCGGGTATGGGCGCAGAGGGCATTTATGAAAGCTATGCTAATCTGATTCCCACCACCGGCGGCGGCACGCATGTCAACGGTCTGCGTACGGGATTGGTGGAAGCCTTGCGCGAATTCTGCGAGTTCCGCCAATTGCTGCCGCGCGGAGTCAAGCTCTCGCCTGAAGATGTTTGGGACGGCTGTCAATTCGTCTTATCGGTCAAAATTTCCGAACCGCAATTCTCCAGTCAAACCAAAGAACGCTTGAGTTCGCGGCAATGTGCCGCTTGGCTGGCGGCAGTCATTACCGATCAATTTGGCTTGTATCTCAATCAGCACAGCGAATTCGGTGAAGCCTTAGCGCAATTGGCCATCAGCCATGCTCAGCAAAGAATGCGTGAAGGCAAAAAAGTAGTGCGGAAAAAAATCACGCAGGGACCTGCTTTGCCGGGAAAATTGGCGGATTGTGTCAGCCAAGATTTAAACATGACGGAGCTGTTTTTAGTCGAAGGCGATTCGGCGGGCGGTTCTGCCAAACAAGCACGCGACCGGCATACGCAGGCTATCCTGCCTTTGCGCGGCAAAATTCTCAATACTTGGGAAGTAGATTCCGATGAAGTCATGGCAAGCCAATCCGTGCACGATATTGCGGTGGCAATCGGCTTGGATCCTGCCAGTGAAGATTTATCGGGCTTGCGTTACGGCAAAATCTGCATTTTGGCGGATGCCGATTCGGACGGTCTGCATATCGCTACTTTAATCTGCGCGCTTATGGTCAAGCATTTCCCAGCTTTGGTTGCCGCCGGGCATTTATATGTCGCTATGCCGCCTTTATACCGCCTTGATGCGGGTAAACGTGTGGAATATGCGCTGGACGACAGCGAAAAAGAAGCGCTGATTCGTCAGATTCAGCGCGACGGTTTTCAAGGCAAAATCAATGTGACGCGCTTTAAGGGCTTGGGTGAAATGAATCCGCCGCAATTGCGCGAGACGACGATGAATCCCGATACGCGCCGCTTGGTGCAACTGCAATACGACAGCGCGGAAAATGTGGAATTGCTGGATATGCTCTTGTCGAAAAAACGCAGCGGCGACCGCCGCGACTGGTTGGAAAGCAACGGCGATATTGCCGATAATTTGGATACTTTGTGA
- the parC gene encoding DNA topoisomerase IV subunit A codes for MSDTSLMLPGDEQQSLQHFSEQAYLNYAMYVILDRALPSLADGLKPVQRRLVYAMSELGLSATAKYKKSARTVGDVLGKYHPHGDTACYEAMVLMAQPFSYRYPLVDGQGNWGSPDDPKSFAAMRYTESRLSSYAKSLLQELGEGTVQWTANFDGTLQEPAQLPARLPNILLNGGSGIAVGMSTDIAPHNLREVAAACRALLTNPDLDTQALMQYVPAPDYPTGGELISSAQDLRSLYESGGGSVKLRARYVLEEGNIVIEQLPYQVSGARVQEQIAKQMQEKKLPWLEDVRDESDHEQPTRLVLVPRSQRVDSERLMQHLFATTDLEKNYRVQFNMIGLDGKPQVKGLKQILQEWLVFREQTVLRRLHHRLQAVEERLHVLAALLIAFLNLDEVIRIVREEEAPKAVLMQTFALSEGQAEAILNTRLRHLAKLEEMKIREEQEALLGEKAQLEALIGNQAARHALMSEELAADAEAYGDARRTLLVEREAAQALDESELLPSEALTFVLSEMGWVRAAKGHQIDGAALSYKSGDGFLLQLAVKSNQSLCLLADNGRCYTLAMANLPSARGNGEPLSSMLSLEAGSKIIAACLWQEAGQYVVAADNGCGFIVSGADLFSKTKTGKALINTGEAKALSLQALDSDEDEILALNNAGRALILPARELPQLAKGKGNQIIGISKKQFAEGLRMNHIVLLPAQANVLLFAAKQKMRIRAEERGQYRGERGSKGVLLPKGYQQIERLDLENEEAD; via the coding sequence ATGTCTGATACTTCTCTTATGCTGCCGGGCGATGAGCAGCAGTCTTTGCAGCACTTTAGCGAGCAGGCTTATTTGAATTACGCCATGTATGTGATTTTAGACCGCGCTTTGCCGAGTCTGGCGGACGGTTTGAAGCCGGTGCAGCGGCGTTTGGTCTATGCGATGAGCGAATTGGGCTTGAGTGCGACGGCGAAATATAAGAAATCGGCGCGTACGGTGGGCGATGTCTTGGGTAAGTATCACCCTCACGGTGATACGGCCTGCTATGAGGCGATGGTCTTGATGGCGCAACCTTTTTCTTATCGTTATCCTTTGGTGGACGGGCAGGGCAACTGGGGCAGTCCTGATGATCCCAAATCCTTTGCCGCCATGCGTTATACCGAGTCGCGTTTAAGCTCTTATGCCAAATCCTTGTTGCAGGAATTAGGCGAGGGAACGGTGCAATGGACAGCGAATTTTGACGGCACCTTGCAGGAACCGGCGCAGTTGCCGGCACGTTTGCCCAATATTTTGCTTAACGGCGGCAGCGGCATCGCCGTGGGTATGAGTACCGATATTGCGCCGCATAATCTGCGCGAGGTAGCGGCGGCTTGCCGCGCTTTGTTGACCAATCCCGATTTGGATACGCAGGCCTTGATGCAATATGTGCCGGCGCCGGATTATCCCACCGGCGGCGAGTTAATCAGTTCTGCGCAGGACTTGCGCAGTTTGTATGAAAGCGGCGGCGGTTCGGTGAAATTGCGGGCGCGCTATGTGCTGGAAGAAGGCAATATCGTGATTGAGCAATTGCCTTATCAAGTCTCGGGCGCGCGGGTGCAGGAGCAAATTGCCAAGCAAATGCAGGAGAAGAAGCTGCCGTGGCTAGAAGATGTGCGCGACGAATCCGACCATGAGCAGCCGACGCGTTTGGTACTGGTGCCGCGTTCGCAGCGCGTGGATAGCGAGCGTTTGATGCAGCATTTGTTTGCCACCACCGATTTGGAAAAAAACTACCGCGTTCAGTTCAATATGATCGGTTTGGACGGCAAGCCGCAGGTGAAAGGCTTGAAGCAGATTTTGCAGGAATGGCTGGTCTTTCGCGAGCAAACCGTGCTGCGTCGTCTGCATCACCGTTTGCAGGCGGTGGAAGAGCGTCTGCATGTCTTGGCGGCTTTGCTGATTGCTTTTTTGAATTTGGACGAAGTGATTCGCATCGTGCGCGAAGAAGAGGCGCCTAAAGCGGTCTTGATGCAGACCTTTGCCTTAAGCGAGGGGCAGGCGGAGGCGATCTTAAACACGCGTCTGCGCCATTTGGCGAAACTGGAAGAAATGAAAATCCGCGAGGAGCAGGAAGCGCTGTTAGGCGAAAAAGCGCAATTAGAAGCCCTAATCGGCAATCAGGCGGCGCGCCATGCCTTGATGAGCGAAGAATTGGCCGCCGATGCGGAGGCTTACGGCGATGCGCGGCGCACCTTATTGGTGGAACGCGAGGCGGCGCAAGCCTTGGACGAAAGCGAATTATTGCCCAGTGAGGCTTTGACTTTTGTCTTATCCGAGATGGGCTGGGTGCGCGCGGCGAAAGGGCATCAGATTGACGGGGCGGCTTTAAGCTATAAAAGCGGCGACGGCTTTTTGCTGCAATTGGCGGTGAAAAGCAATCAAAGCCTGTGCTTATTAGCCGATAACGGTCGCTGCTATACCTTGGCGATGGCGAATCTGCCTTCCGCACGCGGCAACGGCGAACCTTTGAGCAGTATGCTGAGCCTTGAGGCAGGGAGCAAAATCATTGCCGCCTGTCTGTGGCAGGAAGCGGGGCAATATGTGGTGGCGGCGGATAACGGCTGCGGATTTATTGTGAGCGGCGCGGATTTGTTCAGCAAAACCAAAACCGGCAAGGCTTTAATTAACACAGGCGAGGCAAAGGCATTGAGTTTGCAGGCATTGGACAGCGATGAAGATGAGATCTTAGCGCTTAATAATGCAGGACGCGCTCTGATTCTGCCTGCGAGAGAATTGCCGCAATTGGCTAAAGGCAAGGGTAATCAAATTATCGGCATCAGTAAAAAACAATTTGCCGAAGGCTTGCGCATGAATCATATTGTGCTGTTGCCGGCGCAGGCAAATGTTCTGCTCTTTGCCGCCAAGCAAAAAATGCGCATCCGCGCCGAGGAACGCGGGCAGTATCGCGGCGAACGCGGCAGCAAAGGCGTTTTGCTGCCCAAAGGCTATCAGCAAATTGAGCGCTTAGACTTGGAAAACGAAGAGGCGGATTAA
- a CDS encoding choline/carnitine O-acyltransferase, which translates to MQTLPLPDLSTAIERLKHWLAPLVDEAVYAKTQEAVDVFAKRDGEHLYTALLVQAQAKAPESWLMALWQRQFLLNRESLPFSNNNLTLKIDWKAPQTGLKRVAHFAIAMARVHQLYLREPEKLQEELAELGLGSEQYCLAQWEVLKGAVRRPNAQKDEVVVYEPKADEPAHIVLIYQGHAWKVQIMDGKGDLANAAQLENVLYEILQETQVEKTVPFTTPSLLPAEIALEVRAQLLCRDENAKIMQALSRAWFVLTLDNVHYLDESEAFFNAAFGQGDDYWAHKPLNYVCYLKDDRFFLHFDHSFLDAAAAVDMLALGQRLLDKSAQYPRKNKLADNLSLTPLNWMIDGRRNSAENGSKGEGSDGTYGMLYEALTLFRRQSETLMVSMYDVFMTDEEKRLLRNYSLSGVIQLLLQYAQFITYGEVRHTSQSLDMRHFYHGRSDTIATVTKDSLEAVYALAEHRLSVKQLQQAVQIHEKRVKLSQNGGGINGFWLAMRYMGEVQGVQIDLLQDEGLLTLLNPFVATIESSNHHSEGKLVFAPPQENGLAVSYNASRNYCDFVITHKRSKINEVEKFTRAIGSGLKQILLLLREQQ; encoded by the coding sequence ATGCAAACCCTACCTTTGCCGGATTTGTCGACTGCGATCGAGCGGCTCAAACATTGGCTTGCGCCCTTGGTGGACGAGGCGGTTTACGCCAAAACGCAGGAAGCGGTAGATGTGTTTGCCAAACGCGACGGCGAGCATCTGTATACGGCGCTCTTGGTGCAAGCGCAGGCCAAAGCGCCCGAATCATGGTTGATGGCATTATGGCAGCGTCAGTTTTTGCTCAATCGCGAGAGTTTGCCCTTCAGCAATAATAATTTAACTCTCAAAATCGATTGGAAAGCGCCGCAAACGGGTTTGAAACGCGTGGCGCATTTTGCGATTGCCATGGCGCGGGTGCATCAATTGTATTTGCGCGAGCCGGAAAAATTGCAGGAGGAATTGGCGGAATTGGGATTGGGTAGCGAGCAATATTGCTTGGCGCAATGGGAAGTGCTTAAAGGCGCGGTGCGTCGTCCCAATGCCCAGAAAGACGAGGTGGTGGTGTACGAGCCGAAAGCAGATGAGCCTGCCCATATCGTGCTGATATATCAGGGACATGCTTGGAAAGTGCAAATAATGGACGGCAAGGGCGATTTGGCGAATGCGGCGCAATTGGAAAACGTCTTATATGAAATCTTGCAGGAAACGCAGGTGGAGAAAACCGTGCCCTTTACCACGCCTTCGCTTCTGCCTGCCGAGATTGCTCTTGAAGTGCGCGCTCAGCTGCTGTGTCGCGATGAAAATGCCAAAATCATGCAGGCTTTGAGTCGCGCTTGGTTTGTGCTGACCTTAGACAATGTGCATTATCTGGACGAAAGCGAAGCCTTTTTTAATGCCGCCTTCGGACAGGGCGACGATTATTGGGCGCATAAACCGCTCAATTATGTCTGTTATTTGAAAGACGACCGTTTTTTCCTGCATTTCGACCATAGTTTTCTCGATGCGGCGGCGGCGGTGGATATGCTGGCATTAGGGCAGCGTTTATTGGATAAAAGCGCGCAATATCCGCGCAAAAATAAATTGGCGGATAATTTATCGCTGACGCCCTTGAATTGGATGATTGACGGACGCCGCAACAGCGCGGAAAACGGCAGCAAGGGCGAGGGCAGCGACGGCACTTACGGGATGCTTTATGAAGCCTTAACGCTATTTCGCCGCCAAAGCGAAACTTTGATGGTCAGCATGTATGACGTTTTCATGACCGATGAGGAAAAACGCTTATTAAGGAATTATTCCTTATCGGGCGTGATTCAATTGCTGCTGCAATATGCCCAATTTATTACCTACGGCGAGGTGCGCCATACCAGTCAGTCTTTGGATATGCGTCATTTTTACCACGGACGCAGCGACACCATTGCTACCGTGACCAAAGATTCTTTAGAAGCCGTATATGCTTTGGCGGAGCACCGCCTTAGCGTCAAACAATTGCAGCAAGCAGTGCAGATTCATGAAAAACGCGTCAAATTGAGCCAAAACGGCGGCGGTATTAACGGCTTCTGGTTGGCGATGCGTTATATGGGCGAAGTGCAGGGCGTGCAGATTGATTTGTTGCAAGACGAAGGTTTGCTGACTTTGCTCAATCCTTTTGTGGCGACGATTGAATCCAGCAATCATCACAGCGAAGGCAAATTGGTCTTTGCGCCGCCGCAGGAAAACGGTTTGGCGGTCAGCTACAATGCCAGTCGTAATTATTGTGATTTCGTGATTACACATAAAAGAAGCAAAATCAATGAGGTGGAAAAATTTACCCGTGCCATCGGCAGCGGATTGAAACAGATTCTCCTGCTTTTACGCGAGCAGCAATAA
- a CDS encoding shikimate kinase gives MFRKIVLVGPMGAGKTSLGKRLASRLKWQFFDTDHVVIKNSGADIPLIFEREGEAGFRRREHAALKEVLEAPMDAVIACGGGIVITPENRSLIMTQPLVVFLDVSVERQLERIGLDKNRPLIHAPDKRERLQHLRDERLGLYEGIADMRIDTDSNNFNLSFNRLYCGVKDFLQQDSLAQ, from the coding sequence GTGTTTCGCAAAATTGTATTGGTTGGACCGATGGGGGCAGGGAAGACCTCATTGGGCAAGCGCTTGGCAAGCCGCTTGAAATGGCAGTTTTTTGATACCGATCATGTGGTGATTAAAAATTCGGGCGCCGATATTCCGCTGATTTTCGAGCGCGAAGGCGAGGCGGGTTTTCGCCGCCGCGAACATGCGGCTTTGAAAGAGGTCTTGGAAGCGCCGATGGATGCAGTGATTGCCTGCGGCGGCGGCATTGTGATCACGCCTGAGAACCGCAGCCTGATTATGACTCAGCCTTTGGTGGTTTTCTTGGACGTTTCGGTGGAACGGCAATTGGAACGCATCGGCTTGGATAAAAACCGACCCCTGATTCATGCACCGGATAAACGCGAGCGTTTGCAGCATTTGCGCGATGAGCGCCTAGGTTTATACGAAGGCATTGCCGATATGCGCATCGATACCGACAGTAATAATTTCAATCTTTCTTTTAACCGCCTTTATTGCGGCGTAAAAGATTTTCTGCAGCAGGACAGTCTTGCTCAGTGA
- a CDS encoding DUF819 domain-containing protein has translation MIISSLPSAFGLIMGIVALIFYTAKLEHPFWRRFYAIFPAIVLCCFIPATFNTLGTFGEGVGRQIYGFAATYLLPAALFLMTLSMDVPKLLGLGWKVLAMFFAATLAIMLCGPLSLWLYSLVNPEAFQDDTLWRSFSAVAASWIGGAANQAAMKEVFAVDDTMFGIMILVDTSNASLWLLAIFILAKHQAKIDRWLNADTTAINRLISAVESYEKEHARITSLNDLLIIIGLTFAAVGISHPLGKSIAQYFGQFAWTKDYSLDNTFFWSVISITVMGISLSFTPARTLDHAGAGKIGTAFIFILIAAIGMQIDLRGVIAHWQLLLVGTLWISLHVGIIFLIAKWIRAPLFYLCVASNANTGGASSAPIVATAFHPALAPVGVLLGILGYVVGTVGGYLSTLMMRFVVGN, from the coding sequence ATGATCATCTCTAGCCTACCGAGTGCATTCGGACTGATTATGGGCATCGTCGCCCTGATTTTTTACACCGCTAAACTCGAGCATCCTTTTTGGCGGCGTTTTTACGCCATCTTCCCCGCCATCGTGCTCTGCTGCTTTATTCCTGCGACTTTCAACACCTTAGGCACATTCGGCGAAGGCGTCGGCAGACAAATCTACGGCTTTGCCGCCACCTATCTCTTGCCGGCGGCATTATTCCTCATGACGCTGTCCATGGACGTACCCAAACTCTTGGGACTGGGCTGGAAAGTGCTTGCCATGTTTTTTGCCGCCACGCTGGCGATTATGCTCTGCGGGCCTTTGAGTCTGTGGCTCTACTCCCTCGTCAATCCCGAAGCCTTTCAAGACGATACCCTATGGCGCAGCTTTTCCGCCGTTGCCGCCAGCTGGATCGGCGGCGCAGCAAACCAAGCCGCCATGAAAGAAGTCTTTGCCGTTGACGACACCATGTTCGGCATCATGATTTTAGTCGATACCAGCAATGCCTCATTATGGCTGCTCGCCATTTTCATTCTCGCCAAACATCAGGCTAAAATCGACCGCTGGCTGAATGCCGACACTACCGCCATCAACCGTCTGATTAGCGCCGTCGAATCCTATGAAAAAGAGCATGCCCGCATCACCAGCCTCAATGATTTGCTGATAATCATTGGGCTGACCTTTGCCGCCGTCGGCATCTCGCATCCCTTGGGCAAAAGCATCGCCCAATACTTCGGGCAATTCGCGTGGACAAAAGACTACAGCCTCGATAATACTTTCTTCTGGTCGGTCATCAGTATTACCGTCATGGGCATCAGCCTCTCCTTTACCCCTGCCCGCACGCTCGACCATGCCGGCGCGGGCAAAATCGGCACCGCCTTTATCTTCATCCTCATCGCCGCCATCGGCATGCAGATTGATTTACGCGGCGTGATTGCCCATTGGCAACTGCTGTTAGTCGGCACCTTATGGATTAGCCTGCACGTCGGCATTATCTTCCTGATTGCCAAATGGATACGCGCACCGCTGTTTTATCTCTGCGTGGCATCCAATGCCAATACGGGCGGCGCTTCTTCCGCACCCATAGTCGCCACCGCCTTCCACCCCGCCCTTGCCCCTGTCGGCGTCTTGCTCGGTATTTTAGGCTATGTGGTCGGCACCGTCGGCGGCTACCTTTCTACTCTGATGATGCGCTTTGTGGTCGGCAATTAG
- the ilvA gene encoding threonine ammonia-lyase, biosynthetic — protein sequence MSAYLEKILTAPVYDVAIESPLDNMPRLSARLGHQIHCKREDLQPVFSFKCRGAYNKMYHLTPAEKQNGVICSSAGNHAQGVALAAQRLEIKAVIVMPQTTPAIKVDAVRRLGSTWVEIVLHGDFYDEASQKAHELMHRHGYTYIHPFDDEYTIAGQGTIGLEILRQYPRKIDAVFAPIGGGGLFAGIAVLIKSLRPDIKLIGVEPEDAASMTNAIRRGERQILEHVGIFADGVAVKQPGELTYSLIRQYADDFITVSTDEICAAMKDIFDDTRAVAEPSGAVATAGLKKWATQQQVQGLTLISIISGANMNFDRLRFVAERAEIGERREGLLAITIPERPGAYRAFCALLGRDAMITEFNYRYQDHNLAKLFVGLQLHSGAKQLAQFVSTLQEAGYTTEDLSDNELAKEHLRYMIGGSANIDNEYLFAFGFPERPGALMHFLDTLGADFNISLFHYRNHGSDYGRVLCGIQARDYASLIQHLDRIGFDYHEETHNPAYRHFLAP from the coding sequence ATGTCAGCTTACCTCGAAAAAATCCTCACCGCTCCGGTTTATGACGTGGCTATCGAATCGCCTTTGGACAATATGCCGCGTCTTTCGGCGCGTTTAGGGCATCAAATTCATTGCAAACGCGAAGATTTGCAGCCGGTTTTTTCTTTCAAATGCCGTGGCGCCTATAACAAAATGTATCATCTCACGCCGGCGGAAAAGCAAAACGGCGTAATTTGCTCTTCGGCGGGCAATCATGCGCAAGGCGTGGCTTTGGCGGCGCAGCGTTTAGAGATTAAAGCGGTGATTGTGATGCCGCAAACTACGCCGGCGATTAAGGTCGATGCGGTGCGCCGCTTGGGCAGCACATGGGTGGAAATCGTTCTGCACGGCGATTTTTACGACGAGGCTTCGCAAAAAGCGCATGAATTGATGCACCGACACGGCTACACCTATATCCATCCTTTTGATGATGAATACACCATTGCCGGTCAGGGCACCATCGGTTTGGAAATTCTGCGCCAATATCCACGCAAAATCGATGCGGTATTTGCGCCGATCGGCGGCGGCGGTTTGTTCGCCGGTATTGCCGTTTTGATTAAATCCCTGCGTCCCGACATCAAATTAATCGGCGTCGAGCCTGAAGACGCGGCTTCGATGACCAATGCCATCCGCCGCGGCGAACGGCAAATATTAGAGCATGTCGGTATTTTTGCCGACGGTGTGGCGGTCAAACAACCGGGCGAGCTGACCTATTCCCTCATCCGCCAATATGCCGATGATTTCATTACGGTCAGCACCGACGAAATCTGCGCGGCAATGAAAGATATTTTTGACGACACGCGCGCGGTGGCAGAGCCCAGCGGCGCGGTGGCAACTGCGGGACTAAAAAAATGGGCGACGCAGCAGCAGGTACAGGGACTGACGCTTATCAGCATCATCAGCGGCGCGAATATGAATTTCGACCGCCTGCGCTTTGTGGCGGAACGCGCGGAAATCGGCGAACGTCGCGAAGGACTGCTTGCCATTACCATTCCCGAACGCCCCGGCGCTTACCGCGCCTTTTGCGCCTTATTGGGTCGCGACGCCATGATTACCGAGTTCAACTACCGCTACCAAGACCACAACCTTGCCAAACTTTTTGTCGGCTTACAACTGCACAGCGGTGCCAAACAATTGGCGCAATTTGTCAGCACCTTGCAAGAGGCGGGCTATACCACCGAAGACCTCAGCGACAACGAGCTTGCCAAAGAACATTTGCGCTATATGATTGGCGGCAGCGCCAATATCGACAACGAATACCTCTTCGCCTTCGGCTTCCCTGAGCGTCCGGGCGCATTGATGCACTTTCTCGACACCTTGGGCGCGGATTTCAACATCAGCCTCTTCCATTACCGCAACCACGGCTCGGATTACGGACGCGTGCTATGCGGCATACAGGCACGAGACTATGCTTCGTTGATTCAGCATCTTGACCGCATCGGCTTCGACTACCACGAAGAAACCCACAACCCCGCCTACCGTCATTTTCTCGCCCCTTAA
- the rpiA gene encoding ribose-5-phosphate isomerase RpiA, translating to MNQQALKQQVAAKALEYIEEGIVLGVGSGSTVLCFIEALARSGMQFKQIAAASESSAAALKAAGYYVSDLNACDPIDVYIDGADEVDPNKCLIKGGGAALTREKIVAACAKQFICIVDVSKMVPVLGKFPLPVEVIPMARSYVARELVKLGGEPRWREGVVTDNGNWILDVHYLDIREPAVLEQKINNIAGVVTNGIFAKEKAHIVLTSQADGKIAVFD from the coding sequence ATGAATCAGCAAGCGCTCAAACAGCAAGTTGCCGCTAAGGCATTAGAATATATCGAAGAAGGTATCGTTTTAGGCGTCGGCAGCGGCTCGACCGTCTTATGCTTTATCGAGGCATTGGCACGTTCGGGCATGCAATTCAAGCAAATTGCCGCCGCATCCGAATCTTCCGCCGCCGCCTTAAAAGCCGCCGGTTATTATGTCAGCGATTTGAATGCCTGCGACCCTATCGACGTGTATATTGACGGCGCGGATGAGGTCGATCCGAACAAATGCCTTATTAAAGGCGGCGGTGCGGCGCTGACGCGCGAAAAAATCGTCGCGGCTTGCGCGAAACAGTTTATCTGTATTGTCGATGTCTCGAAAATGGTGCCCGTATTAGGTAAATTCCCTCTGCCTGTGGAAGTTATTCCGATGGCGCGCAGCTATGTGGCGAGAGAATTGGTTAAATTAGGCGGCGAACCGCGCTGGCGCGAAGGCGTGGTAACCGATAACGGCAATTGGATTTTAGACGTGCATTATCTGGATATCCGCGAACCTGCCGTCTTGGAGCAAAAAATCAACAATATCGCCGGCGTGGTAACTAACGGCATCTTTGCCAAAGAAAAAGCCCATATCGTGCTGACTAGCCAAGCCGACGGCAAAATCGCGGTTTTTGATTAA
- the era gene encoding GTPase Era has product MSKSGYIAIVGRPNVGKSTLINHILGQKIAITSRKPQTTRHALMGIYTEGANQIVFIDTPGIHSDGKKAINRHMNRAAWQAMDFVNAVVQVSEVGQWTADDQKVAEGIAKLPLPKIHVLNKIDRLKDKSALFAELEQRQQLAEWTAIVPVSASRAQNLDELVKVLCAQLPEQEWIFPEEQITTAGMRFMAAETIREKLFRYLHQEIPYELGVIIERYQEEKGVVHIDATIMVERDSQKGIVIGKGGQTLKAVGKAAREDLERMLEQKVMLRNFVKVKENWRDNNAIIDSMGLGNGTDIG; this is encoded by the coding sequence ATGAGCAAATCAGGATACATCGCCATAGTGGGGCGCCCTAACGTCGGCAAATCCACCCTTATCAACCACATTCTCGGGCAAAAAATCGCCATCACCAGCCGCAAACCGCAGACCACGCGCCACGCGCTGATGGGCATATACACCGAAGGGGCAAACCAAATCGTCTTTATCGACACCCCCGGCATTCACAGCGACGGCAAAAAAGCCATCAACCGCCATATGAACCGCGCCGCATGGCAGGCAATGGACTTCGTCAATGCCGTAGTACAAGTATCGGAAGTCGGACAATGGACAGCGGACGACCAAAAAGTCGCCGAAGGCATCGCCAAACTCCCGCTACCGAAAATCCATGTGCTAAATAAAATCGACCGCCTCAAAGACAAAAGCGCCCTGTTTGCCGAACTCGAGCAACGCCAGCAATTGGCAGAATGGACGGCAATCGTGCCGGTTTCTGCCAGCCGCGCACAGAATTTAGACGAACTCGTCAAAGTGCTGTGCGCACAACTTCCCGAACAAGAATGGATCTTCCCCGAAGAGCAAATCACCACCGCCGGCATGCGCTTTATGGCGGCAGAAACCATTCGTGAAAAACTCTTTCGCTATCTGCACCAAGAAATTCCCTACGAACTCGGCGTGATTATCGAACGCTACCAAGAAGAGAAAGGCGTAGTGCATATCGATGCCACCATTATGGTCGAACGCGACAGCCAAAAAGGCATCGTCATCGGCAAAGGCGGACAAACCCTAAAAGCGGTGGGCAAAGCCGCGCGCGAAGACTTGGAACGTATGCTGGAACAAAAAGTCATGCTGCGCAACTTCGTAAAAGTCAAAGAAAACTGGCGCGACAACAACGCCATCATCGACAGCATGGGCTTAGGCAACGGCACGGATATCGGCTAA